Proteins from a single region of Budorcas taxicolor isolate Tak-1 chromosome 11, Takin1.1, whole genome shotgun sequence:
- the POU3F3 gene encoding POU domain, class 3, transcription factor 3 — MATAASNPYLPGNSLLAAGSIVHSDAAGAGGGGGGGAGGGGGGAGGGGGGMQPGSAAVTSGAYRGDPASVKMVQSDFMQGAMAASNGGHMLSHAHQWVTALPHAAAAAAAAAAAAVEASSPWSGSAVGMAGSPQQPPPPPPQGPDVKGGTGREDLHAGTALHHRGPPHLGPPPPPPHQGHPGGWGAAAAAAAAAAAAAAAAHLPSMAGGQQPPPQSLLYSQPGGFTVNGMLSAPPGPGGGGGAGGAGGGGAQSLVHPGLVRGDTPELAEHHHHHHHHAHPHPPHPHHAQGPPHHGGGGGAGPGLNSHDPHSDEDTPTSDDLEQFAKQFKQRRIKLGFTQADVGLALGTLYGNVFSQTTICRFEALQLSFKNMCKLKPLLNKWLEEADSSTGSPTSIDKIAAQGRKRKKRTSIEVSVKGALESHFLKCPKPSAQEITNLADSLQLEKEVVRVWFCNRRQKEKRMTPPGIQQQTPDDVYSQVGPVSADTPPPHHGLQTSVQ; from the coding sequence ATGGCCACGGCGGCTTCTAACCCCTACCTGCCGGGGAACAGCTTGCTAGCGGCCGGCTCCATCGTCCACTCGGACGCGGcgggggccggcggcggcgggggcggcggggcaggaggcgggggcggcggggctgggggcggcgggggcggcatGCAGCCGGGCAGCGCGGCTGTGACCTCGGGCGCCTACCGAGGGGACCCGGCCTCCGTCAAGATGGTGCAGAGCGACTTCATGCAGGGGGCCATGGCCGCCAGCAACGGCGGCCATATGCTGAGCCACGCGCACCAGTGGGTCACCGCGCTGCcccacgccgccgccgccgccgccgccgccgccgccgccgccgtggaGGCCAGCTCGCCGTGGTCTGGCAGCGCCGTGGGCATGGCCGGCAGCCCccagcagccgccgccgccgccgccgcagggCCCCGACGTGAAGGGCGGCACGGGGCGCGAGGACCTGCACGCGGGCACCGCCCTGCACCACCGCGGGCCGCCGCACctcgggccgccgccgccgccgccgcaccaGGGCCACCCCGGGGGCTggggggccgccgccgccgccgccgccgctgccgccgccgccgccgccgctgcgcaTCTCCCGTCCATGGCCGGCGGCCAGCAGCCGCCGCCGCAGAGTCTGCTCTACTCGCAGCCCGGGGGCTTCACGGTGAACGGCATGCTGAGCGCGCCCCCGGGcccggggggcggcggcggcgcgggcggcgCGGGGGGCGGCGGCGCGCAGAGCCTGGTGCACCCGGGGCTGGTGCGCGGGGACACGCCCGAGTTGGCcgagcaccatcaccaccaccaccaccacgcgcACCCGCACCCGCCGCACCCGCACCACGCGCAAGGGCCCCCCCaccacggcggcggcggcggcgcggggcccGGACTCAACAGCCACGACCCGCACTCGGACGAGGACACGCCGACGTCCGACGACCTGGAGCAGTTCGCCAAGCAGTTCAAGCAGCGGCGCATCAAGCTGGGCTTCACGCAGGCCGACGTGGGGCTGGCACTGGGCACCCTGTACGGCAACGTGTTCTCGCAGACTACCATCTGCCGCTTCGAGGCCCTGCAGCTGAGCTTCAAGAACATGTGCAAGCTCAAACCGTTGCTCAACAAGTGGCTGGAGGAGGCGGACTCGAGCACCGGCAGCCCCACGAGCATCGACAAGATCGCGGCGCAGGGCCGCAAGCGCAAGAAGCGGACCTCCATCGAGGTGAGCGTCAAGGGCGCGCTGGAGAGCCACTTCCTCAAATGCCCCAAGCCCTCCGCGCAGGAGATCACAAACCTGGCCGACAGCCTGCAGCTCGAGAAGGAGGTGGTGCGGGTGTGGTTCTGCAAccggaggcagaaggagaagcgcATGACGCCGCCCGGGATCCAGCAGCAGACGCCCGACGACGTGTACTCGCAGGTGGGCCCGGTGAGCGCCGACACGCCGCCGCCGCACCACGGGCTGCAGACAAGCGTGCAGTGA